From Carnobacterium alterfunditum DSM 5972:
GTGCAGCTAAACTTGTTACTTTATCAAAATCGCCTATTTTTACAGATTCGAATAAATGTCCACCCACACCAACAGCAACGACTCCTGCTTTAAACCATTCTGCCATGCTGTCTATGCTGACACCGCCTGTAGGCATGATATTTAAATAAGGTAAAGGTGCTTTAAATGCCTTGACGATACTCGGACTATAAACACTTCCTGGAAATAATTTAACAATATCGACGCCACTTTTAAGTGCTGTTTCCATCTCAGTAATCGTCATGCACCCTGGTAAGTAGGGAATTTGATAAAGATTGCACATCTCTGCTGTTTTATGATTAAAACTTGGGCTAACAATATATTGCGCACCAGCTATAATGGCTAAGCGTGCCGTTGTTGCGTCTAGCACTGTTCCAGCACCTATGAGAATGCCAGTATCCTCTTTGTAGTAATCAGATAGTTCTTTTATAATTTCATTAGCTTCTGGGACAGTAAAGGTTATTTCTATACTCATGATCCCACCCTTAATGACAGCATGACTCGTTTTCAACACTTCTTCTTTTGTTTCACCTCTTAGAACAGCTATAACTCCTGCTTTTTCTATTCGTTGTAAAATCCTCATTTTTTTCATTTTTTCGATCTCCTTAAAATAGTATCAACATGAAGTAACCGTATTCATTTTATCTTCAACAAAATTATTTAAATCGACTTTTTTTTCATATTAGGAGCTCTTTAGATTTAACTAGTGTATCTTCCTCTAAGTTGATTACTTCTAAAAATAAAAACATAGCTTCTATACGAATGGTATAGAAGCTATGTTCGACGATCTTATTTTAGAATTCTTCCTCTTCGTCATCTTGATCATCTTGATCAGAATATTCAGCTGACCATGTCACGATCCCTCGCTGAGCTTCGTTGATTACAGAAGCGACTGCGTCTTGGATGGAAGAACCAATCATTTGTTGATTGATCGCATCAATAAACATTGGTAAATTGACACCTGCGATCACGTGGACTTTCTTTTGTTGTTCCGCTGTAAGTGAATTCACAGCCAAAACAGCTTGGTTATACAGACTAGCGCCCGCTAGATCCACGAAAATAATGACACCATCATTTTGATCAACTGCTTTGATTGCTTTTAAAAATTTTCCATTTAAATCTTGGACATTATCTTCTTGAAACAGGTTTAGCGTTTTAATATTTTCGGTGCTGCCAATGATCAAATCGGCCGCGCTGACAATACCATTACTCATCTCTCCATGTGTAGCAACGATGATCCCAATCATTTATTATTCCTCCCGACTAGCTGTTTCAAATAAAGTAATACTTCATTCATATTCGTATCACTCAGTTGATTCTGCTTCAAATCGTCTTTACTCAATGTAAAACGATCTTTTTCTTTGGTGGCGCTGATGACGTACACTAAGCGATTATTTGCAATCTCAGACGAAACAACTGTCTCTATTGAGTTGCTAGAAATGGCTAATTTACGATTACTCATCACTTGGTATAATTTTTTTCTTGAACCAATACTATCTAACATATAGACAGTAGCATTGCTTTGGCCCATGACTTTTTCTAAACCGGCATTATTCGTACAACCGGCATCTAGAAAAGCAAATGCTAGTTTTTTATTTCTAAATTGTTTCGTGCTATAAAGCTGCACTAGAACAGAAGATGTATTTCGAATCAAATTGTGCTTATTCGGCCAGCCTCTAGCTACGCTCTTTAAAAAGAAGAAATAGAGAACATAGAATAGAATGCACAGTAGCGAAACCGGGCTTATCAAAGCATTGGTTTGGAATACCGGCATAGCCACTTGCCATGTGAACACTAACCCTACGATGATGTATAAGATAGCCGAAAGAAAAATGAATCTCATCGTATTTTTCTTTCGATCTGCTACATCAAAAAATTGATACGGACCAAGATGAGCTGCTGGAGTATCATAATAAGTGCAAATAATTGTATCTGCTTTTTTTATGTCTCCAACATAAAGATTATTATATTCTACAAGATCTTTCTCATTCAATTTAAAGGTCTCTAGCTCAACATCTGACCTGAATTGACGAATGTCAGCTGTCAAACTTTCTAAAAAACGATCTTTTCGTTTTCGCGTATAACGCTTCCCAAAAATGGAATGATAGCGAACATACCAATCTTCTAATTGTTCATCTTGTTCCATCAATTATCATCCTAACTCATTATAGATTAAATTTTGCCAAAACTTCTTTCAAATTAGTTCTTGGAGCAGATGGTGTTGCTTGGAAATAGATATCTTCCACATGGTACTTTTCATCAAGCTCTTTTAATTTTAACGCATCTTCTCTATTTAGGTAAACGGATTTTGTAACAAAAATATCCTCTTCCCCTTTTTGAGCGATGCCGCCGATATTTATTTCTTTCATTGGAACACCATGTTTCACCAATTCATAAATAACATCAACTGTTTTGGCGATCAAGATACAGCTGTATTCTTTGAACTCGAATTCATCCCAATAGTATTTGCATTTTTCTAGAGTCATAACGACCGTTTTCTTACCTGTACGTCCTCCAGCACTTTTATACAAACTTTTCATAAATTTATCTTTTGCTACAATATCATCCACAACGAATAATGAATTTACTCCGTCACGCCCAGAAAGTGTCAGCATGACTTGTCCATGGATCAAACGCTCATCTATACGCGCTAAATTTACTACTCCCATTGATTTCAACTTCCTTTCTTATGCTTGTTTCGCTTCTTAATTGATTATAAAATTCCTACTGCTGCTAATACGATCAAGATCAATGTTAACCATAACAGTGCTCTCGTAACTTTTAATCCCTTCTTGACATAGTACCAATAAATACCCATAACGGTTGCAAGTGGTAGTATACCTGGCAAGATAGTGTCAAGCGTTTCTTGAATGATAAACGGCCTTCCAGAGATCATGAATTCCAAGGAAGAGGAGACCGTTACATAGTTTCCGGCTAGGATCCCCATCATGAACAACCCTAAAATAGACAACAATTCGATCGCATTTTGAACTCCTGCACTTTCCATTAGTCCTGTAGCACTTTTACCCATGACGAACCCTTGACGAGCAAAGAATAAACCGATCAACACTTGATAAGTGGCAAAAGCGATGAATGGGAATAACGCTCCAGCAGCTGATCCATTTTGAGCCCAAGGAATAGCGATAGCAATAAAAATATATTGGATCGTTCCTGAGTCGATCGAGTCACCAATACCAGATAAGGCACCCATTAGACCGGCCTTAGTATTGTACATTAAGTCATCTGTCATAACAATTTCTTCGTTGTTTTGTTCTTGTTTGGCACGTTCTTGTTCCATTGAAGACATTAAACCGGTTAAGATCCCGCCACCCCATGTTAATTGGGTATTGAAGAACAATAATTGTCTTTTATATGCTGCACGTAAAGCATCATCGTCTTTGTATAGTTTTCGCAAAACAGGCATCATACCGTATAGTAAAGATGGTGCAAGGTAACGCTCAAATGAATGAGGGATCTCATTTGCAAAGTGCCATCTTAAGTAAGCTATCGAAACATCCTTGTTTGTCAGTTCTCCTAGTTCCATTTCTTTAGTGCTCTCAGTAAGCGTTGCTTGTTGTGTGTCAGTCGTCATTTTTAGTGCTCCTTTCGCTCATCGTTTTTTTTAGAAATCATCGTCGTCATCATCATCGGGTCCGTCAACATTATTTGTGCCGTTTGCCGAAGATGCATTTGCAGTATTGTTGCGACTAAGTACGAATATTGCTGCAATCAATGTCCCTACAATTGCATAAGTTACCATTGTAATGCCTATATCCTTGAAGACTACACTGATAAAGTAAGCTAGTAAGAAAAATACCATATAATCGCGACGTCCAATAACATAAATGGTAGTAGCGATCCCGATAGCTGCTAATCCGCCACCAACAACTTCAAGGATGTGTAAGAATACGGTCCCTTCCAAAGTTGCGATAACATCCGCAATGACTGGGGCTCCCCAATACAAAGCACCGAAAACTAATGGTACGAATAAGATGAAAGAAGCAATGACTGGATAAAAAACGATTGAACGAGCAATGGCACCGTGGTCCAATTTTTCGACCGCTCTATCTGTATATCTTCCAATAAATGTATTGATAAAGAAACGGAATTGGTAGAGATAAGATCCTAACAAACCGACTGGAACGGCGACCGCGATTGCAGCCTCAGGCGAAAGATCTCCCAACAAAGCTACTGACACAGCAACGGCTGCAGCAATCGATGGTTCAGAAGGCATTGTACCCCCTGGAGAAAATACCCCCATATAAATCAATTGGATCGCTGCAGTGATGATCATTGCACCTGCAACATCTCCCATTACGATACCAACTATTAAACCGGTCATTAATGGAGAAAAACGTAGTGTTAACGTAGCCCCACCTAAAAATGACCTTGACATGATTGCAGCTACCCAAAGTGCGATAACGAGACTTTGCCATATTGATAATGTTTCCATTTCTTATTACCTCCTTATTTATTGATAAAATTTTCTAAATCGATCAGTGTTGTTGTTAATCGTTCTTCATTTATTTGCAACGGCAACAGATGAACTTTTTGTTTGCTGTCGATCAATTGGACTATGTTTTTTAACGTACTTTCAGACATCGGATACACACCCATCTCTGTTAACGATTTGGGTAACTGCAGCGATTCATAAAATGGGATCAATTCATTGATCGTAGACCATTTTTTTTCTAATGCTAGTTGATAAAAGATACCATATGCTACCTTTTCACCGTGTAAGTATTCATGCACCTCTGGTAGATAAGCCGAGATCGCATCATGGATCGCATGGGCCGCCGTATTTCGCGCATATTTATCGCCCAAGCCGCCAACCAAACCAGCGATGGCAAAAATGATCTCTGAAATATGAATAAATTCAGCTGAGATCGTTTTTGCTTCCATATCCATGATCGCTTTTTCAGCTTCTGCCAGCACTTTTTCTTTGCACATACGAGCAGCAAAACGTGCCATCTGTGGAAAAGGTTCGTCGTTAAACGCTTCTTGCTCTAAAATCAAGTCTGACTCATACCATTTTGCTAGCGTATCAGCAATTCCAGCAATAAAGTAATTGACCGGTGAATCGATCACTAGTGCTGGATCGGTGATCAGGAAAGCGGCTTGTCGCTTGACATGCTCGGATTTCCCTTCTGCTAAACCATTGTCATGATACATGACCGAGAGCGGTGTCCATGGTGCACAATTGCTAGCCATTGTTGGAACGAGGCCGAATTGCGTATTAGTTAAATGACTAGCATATAAAACTAAATCGGATAATTTACCTCCGCCGACTCCGATAACAAAATCGATTTTATTTTTTTCAATAATTTCTGTAATACGGTGACACTCGTTATAACTGCATTCTCCATTATATTGTTCATAGATCATTTTTTTGTCTAGCTGCATCACCTTAGTTAGGTAAGGTTTTGCTTTTTCCCAAGATATGCTGCCATGCACGATCAATATACGACTAGCATCATATTCTTGAAGTAGTTCTGGAATCAGGTCTATCGATCCCTCACTATAACAGTAAAACTGCGGCCCTCCCTTCACATTTAAATCGGTAAGCATTCACAAATCTCCTTCCTAATTCAAGTAAGAACTACTGCTCTGTACGGCTCTATTTGGAAGAAGACCTTGTGTGATCCGCTCACAATCGGCAGCACATTTATTTCCCATTTCTTCAAGACATTCCATCGTGTAAGCCGAAGTATGCGGAGTGATGATAACGCTGTCAAAATCAAGGTAAGAATGATCTGCACGACCGGGTTCAACTTCCAGTACATCGGTCGCAAATCCAGCAACTTTACCTATTTCTAATGCATGGATCAACGCGTCTTCTTCGATCAATGCTCCTCTAGCCGTATTAGATAAGTAGACATTATCTTTCATTTTAGTAAACTCTTCCGTAGAGAGCATATGGTAGTTATCGTCTGTTAGACTTGCACATATACAGATCACATCTGCTCTTTCTAAAAGCTCATCTAGTGCTACTTTTCTTGCACCAAATGCTTCAATTTCCACTTTTTCTTTATTGGGATCGTATGCCAGCACTTCGCAACGGAAACCATAATGAAGGATCTCAGCAACGCGGCTGCCAATATTTCCGATTCCGATAACACCTACTGTTTTCCCACCAAGAGCATGACCGACAAATTGAGCTCGTTCTTCCCATTTGTCTTGCACGACGCTCTGATAAGCTAAGCTGGTTTTTCTCATGACATTCAATAAATTGGTCACATTGTTTTCGGCAACTGCATCCCGTTCGATCAAAGCCGGTACGATCGATACGATCGTGTTGTGTTGCTTAGCTGCCACTAGATCGACATTGTTAAAACCGATGCCATGTCTTGTGATCAATTTTAATTCATCTTTATGATCAAAGAACGTTTGTGTGAAAAAAGGTGTCACGCTGGCAATGATCATATTGAATCCTTTTAATTCTTCGGCTAACGTTTTTCCATCGATAGCACTATCAAAAGTAAATTTTTGCACCTCTCCTATTTGTTGCAAACGTTTTAAATGGTCTGGAAAAATTTTTCCAAAACTACTTGAATTGACGATTGCGATTTTGTTGTGTCCACTCATTTTTAGCGTTCCCCATTTCTCGTAACCTTATGACCGCCGAATTGATTGCGCATAGTTGCTACAACTTTTGCCGAAAAGCTATCATCGATTTTCGATACGTTACGAGCGAATAATGAACTTGCAATAACCGGAACAGGGATATTTAAATCGAGCGCCTCAACGACTGTCCATTTTCCTTCGCCACTGACATCTACGACACCTTTGATATCGTCCAATTTAGGATCACTCTTGAAACTTTCTTCGGTCAGTTCCATCAGCCATGAGCGGATAACCGATCCATGATTCCAAACGGAAGCTACTTTTTCGAAATCGTAATCGTATCTACCAGCATTTAAGATATCGAATCCTTCACCAACAGCTTGCATCATGCCGTATTCGATGCCATTGTGAACCATTTTCAAGTAATGTCCGCTACCGGATTCTCCTGTATAAAGATAACCTTGATCACAAGCTAGTGCAGCAAAAACTGCTTCTGTTTCTTCGAAAACGTCAGCATCTCCGCCAACCATCAGACAAGCTCCAGTTTGAGCCCCTTCCATTCCACCTGATGTACCGCAATCTAGAAAACCGATTCCTTTTTCTTTAGCTAGTTCATAATTTTTCACACTATTCTTGAAATACGAATTTCCTCCGTCTATCAAAATGTCACCTGGGTGCAATTGATTGCTAAGTGTTTCCACTAATGCATTGGTAATTTCTCCTGCAGGTGTACTTAAAAAGATGATTTTTTTTTCTTCTAAGCTTTCTAAAAATTCTTCTTGTGAGTTGGCAATTGCTAAATGACTTTCAGAAGCTTTTTGGCGTGCTGGGATCGAAACATCGTAACCCACAACAGCGATATTACTTTCTTGTAAATTCAAAGCTAAATTCAAACCCATTTTTCCTAAACCTATAATACCTACTTTCAAGTCTTCTCCTCCTCTTTGCTCTTCTCTTTCATAACCCAATTATAACAAATATTTTTTATTTGTAAAGGGCTTTCATAAAAAATATTTTTTACTCAAAAAATGTAGTATACTATTATTAAAGAGGAGTTGAACTTATATGTCCTATAATTATTTAGAAAAATTACTACGACCTTATATGAAAGGTTTTAACGATACTGAGAACATCATCGCCGACCATTTCATTAAACTCGGCAATGAAGTAGTCAATAAAACGCTTTCTAATTTAGCAGATGACACCGGACTTTCTGAAGCTACTATTTTCAAATTTGTTAAAAAAATCGGTTTTGACGGCTTCCCTAATTTCAAAATTTCGGTGGCTTCCAATTTTCGAACGATGGAAGAACGAAAAAACGAGTTAGCGGTCTTTTCTGACATCAGTAAAGAAGATTCTTCGTACACGATCGCCCAAAAGTTGGTTTATTCAAATAAACTCGCACTTGATAACTTAGGTGAATCACTTGATGAAAAGAAAATCAATCAAGCATTAGATTTAATGTATGATTCAAAAACCCTACACTTTTTTGGCCAAGGGGCTTCCTCCGTGATCGCATTAGACAGCTACCACAAATTTTTGCGCACAGGGGTCTACTGCAATTACATTTCTGATTACCATATGCAACTGAGCTACGCTACAAAGCTTGGCCCAAATGATTGTGTCTTTTTATTTTCCCACTCTGGAGAGACGATCGAAACGATTGAAGTGGCGAAAATTTTGTGCGCCAATCATGTCAAAATTATTGTCTTGACCGGTAACCACTACACGGATTTAGTGAAACTTTCGACTGTCGCGTTTATTGTCGATTCAGAAGAATCCGTTTTCCAATCAGAGACACTCACCTCACGAATTCTTTATATGACGATCATTGATATTCTTTATGTGGCCTTGATGTATCATGATGAAGCCAAAAATAAAGAGTCACTAGAGAAGATCCGCAAAGCACTAGTTATTACCAAAAAAAGAAGGCCATTGCGATGACCATTAAAGCAATCGTATGCGATATGGACGGGACGCTGCTTACTTCTGATCATACTATAGCCCCTAAAACGTTCAGTAAATTGATGGAGCTGCAAACTAAAGGCGTCCAATTGATTCTGGCCAGCGGGCGTAGCTATATCCGCTTGTTGCCTGATGCTTTAAAATTGCAGATGGATAAAAATGCTGGCTTGATGATCGATGTCAACGGTACGTCTATCTATCACGTCGAAACCGCTAAACGCGACCGGATCGGGCTATTAGAAGGATCTTTCATTACTGAACTCAATCAGTTCTTCTCGCTCTTTACAGTGGAATTGCAATACAGTCAAGATGATACGATCTTTACTTATTTACCCGATGAGATTTACACCATTAAACAAAATATCCGCGGGGAAATGCGTCTGCCAGATGATTACCCTTGGATGGGCGGGATGTATGGCTGGTTATGCGACACTCGTGACGGTTACCCTAATCAACATATGATTCGCAGTTTGGCAAATACGCCAACTTCTTGCAATAAGATATCCGTCGTCCAAGAGCCTGCTTATATGTCCTTTGTTCGTGACACATTAAAAAATCATCCGATCTACGAGCAATATGAATACGTTTTCTCAGACGAACGTAAGATGGAGATCACGAATAAAGCTATCACCAAAGGAAATGCTTTGGATCGCATTATGGCAAAACAAAACATCCAGCATGATGAAATGGTCGTGTTTGGCGATAGTGAAAACGACATCTCGATGTTCAAAAATAAAAAATATTCGGTTGCTATGGGGAATGCACTTGCCTCCGCAAAGCAACAAGCTAATTACACCACCGATAGTCATAACCATGAAGGGGTCTATCATATGTTGGTTCGTTTAGAAGATCAAGGACTCTTCGAATGAGAAGATAAAAAGTGATACACTTATTTCTTAGTATTAGTGCAATAAAATAAAATTCCTTCTGGAATGGACGGGTTTGCTTGTGGAGAGCCATGAGAGCGCCTGAAGCCTCTCGTCTTACAGGCTTTCAAGCCTCAAACAGAGCATAATCGCTAAGGCTCTAACGCTCTGTAATTCGCATTGAATCTTTGACACGGCTACAAGCAACCCCTATTCCTCCAGAAATTTGGTGTCATCAATTTATCTAACATAAGAATAAAAAGTTGTATAATTTTTGGTTCTACGTCAAATGGTGTGGATATTTAAAAATAAAATTTCTTCTGGAATGGATGGGTTTGCTTGTGGAAAGCCATGAGAGCGCCTGAAGCCTTTGGTGTTATAGGCTTTCAAGCCTCAAACAGAGCGTAATCGCTAGGCTCTAACGCTCTGTAATTCGCATTGAATCTTCGACACGGCTACAAGCAACCCCTATTCCGACAGAAATTTGGTGTCATCAATACTATAAAATCGTTATAAATAAATAACCTGATAACTGCCATTACTAAATAGGTAGTTATCAGGTTATTCTTTTTTTATAAGTATCACTCATCTAGCCATTGGCATTATAAATAGGACTATTACCGAAGAAAATGCGTTAAATTTCATTATGAAATGAAAAAACATCTAGCATGATGAAATACCTTAATAAATCAATTCCACATCCATAGATATGATTATTAAAATTTATAGATACTTCTTCCTGTTTGCGTACTCTAATAAAGAGGAGGCGAAGATTATGATAGTAGTCAAAAATCGAAATAAATCGAGTTACTTGTGTGCTATAGAAGCTTTGGATAAACGAATGGTACTGCCTGATGAAGAAGCTCTTCATTTATTGAATATGCAAAAAGGATTTAAAGGAGAGGTCTTATTTGATTCGCTGTTGGAAGAATTTTTAGACGTGGACGCATTGATCCTGAATGACTTGATGTTCACAGAAAAAGGAAGTACGTTTCAAGTCGATTCATTGATTCTGACCGGAGAAAAAGTTTTATTGTTTGAGGTAAAAAATTATGAAGGGAATTTTCAATTCAAAGCGCATCATCTCTTGACATCTTCCGGCAAAGAAATCGGTAACCCATTAAATCAATTGGATGATACTTCTATCAAGATGCGGCAACTTTTGAGCAAATGGAATGTCAATCTGACGTTTGATCCTACACTCATTTTTGTGAATCCTGCTTTCACGCTGTACAATGCGCCAGCTGGCAGTCCAATCATTTTTCCTACACAAATCAAGGAACACTTTTCCCGAATGAATCGGAATGTCTTACCACTATCGAAAAGGCATCACCATTTTGCGGATAAAATGATAGCAGAAAATCAGGAAGAAGCGGCTTTTCAACGGAAGTTACCGAGTTACACTTACGATCTACTCAAAAAGGGTCTATGGTGTATCGAATGTGACTCTCCCGATTTATCAAATACTCAACGGACTTGTTCTTGCAAAGCTTGCGGATCTAAAGCAACTATCGAAGATACGGTTTCGCGTCAAATAAAGGATTTCAAACTACTGTTTCCTGATTCTAAAGTAACTACCGCTGCTATGTTTGACTGGTTAGGTTCCACTATTTCAATGGAAAGAATCAGGAAGATATTATTAAAAAATCACAAAACTTGCGGAGCCACGTATGGTTCCTATTATGAATAAAAAAAATCTTTTTAAGTTATAGATACTCGTCTGGTGACGAGTATCACCCGATCAATTCCTTTCTATTAACTTTTTTTATTATCATCGCTTAGATTCGGTCGATTCAATTGCGATTCAGCTTTGAGTTACCCGAACTGCGGCTAGTTGCTGCAACTCAAATGAAAAGTGACTAATGAGTTACTCGAACTGAAGCTAGTTGCTGCAACTCAAATAAAAAACGACTAGTGAGTTACTCGAACTGAAGCTAGTTGCCGCAACTCAAATGAAAAGAGCCTTTGAGCTACTCGAACTGAAGCTAGTTACTGCTACTCAAATGAAAAGTGACTAATGAGTTGCACGAACTGAGGCTAGTTACCACTACTCAAATGAAAAGCGACCAATGAGTTGCTCGAACTGAGGCTAGTTGCTGCAACTCAAATGAAAAGCGACCAATGAGTTACTCGAACTGAAGCTAGTTGCTGCTACTCAAATGAAAAGTGACTAATGAGTTGCACGAACTGAGGCTAGTTACTGCTACTCAAATGAAAAACGACTAGTGAGTTACTCGAACCACGGCTAGTTACCGCAACTCAAATGAAAAGCGACCAATGAGTTACTCGAACTGAGGCTAGTTACCACTACTCAAATGAAAAACGCCTAATGAATTACTCGAACTGAGGCTAGTTGCCTCTACTCAATCGGAAAGTGACTAATGAGTTACTCGAACTGAAGCTAGTTACTCTTTCCCAAATAAAATACGCTAAGAAAAGAAAGAGAGCCTCAAGAATGAAGATTCTTGAGGCTTTCTTAGTTTATTAATGAAGTTCTTTCACTGGTACATCCAACCGCTCTTTCAATAATTCGAACCACAACTTATAGCCTTCTCCATTTGGATGGACTTCGTCAGACAGAACATCTCCAATCAATAAATGACGTTCTTCCATTCTAGTTTGCATTAATTGATAAATATCAATAAACGGCCACTGCTGCTCTTTAACATATTCAGCAATTTCATTATTGTATTGGTCATAGGTAACTCGACTGCCCGTTAAATATACATCATTATAAATAGTAGGATTTGCAGTTTGCAAAACAACCAATGTATCTGGCAGCTCCGTTTTGAACGTGTCCATGATCCAGTGGATGTCTGCTTTTGTTTGGTCAATATCCCTTTGCGGATAGCGGTTATTGTTGATCAAACACAATTCAAAAATAATAATATCCGGATCGTCTTTAATGACTGACCTAATTTTATGCCTTGAAATCAGATTTGCTGTACTATAGCCGCTGTAACCATGATTGATTACTTTAGCGTTTATCCCAGCCATCTTGTCAAGATCCGTTTCCAGTAAATTACCCCACACGGATTGTGCTTCAGTCGCACCTTTTCCATAGGTTACACTGCTGCCTAGAACAACGATAGTTACTTCACCATCGCGTTCCGTTACAAATTTTGAACGCTCCACTAAACTTTCATGTTTAAAAGTATCCGATAATTTATAGGTTTCATTCATCTGAGCCAAGGTTCTATTTTCTTTAGTAAACTTGAAGAAGAAAATAAAAACCGCTACCAACACTATGACTATCCCAATTTTCAAATTAGCTCGTTTCATTTAAACGACTCCTCCAACTATTAGTTAATGCAGTATACCATGATTTACTATCCTAAAATAAGGCAACTTTCCGACTATTTTGACGGCTGATTTTAAAAAAAATCATCCTGGTTTAATGCGTGGTTCAAACTGCTGTTTCAAGAAAAATTTTATCAACCTCATTCTTTAACTCAACGTCTATAAGTATTTGCAAGCTTTTTATTTCCTTAGTCACAGTATCTCTTTTTTTTATCTATTACAAATTTATTTTAGTTGTACTCGAGCAGTTTGATAGATCCATGCCGTCACTTCTTCTACGGTCATCTGTTCCAATTGACTCTTAACTTTCTGCATATACTCTTTAAATTGCATATCCTGTTCTCCTCCTATTTGTAAGGTCGGTTTTATCCACTTCTATTTTGTCACATGGGTCGTATTTTGATGTTTAAAGACATTAAAAGCAGCTATTGTATTTATCGGGATAGAAAAAAAACGCTCATTACATCAATTGTAATGAACGCTCTTTTGAATTGCTAAAATGTTTGTCTTTATAACTTTTTAGTTTTGGCAGAGTAGTTAAATCGATTACACGAAATTTTTAGAAGGATAAAAGGTGCTTGTATCCATGTAAAAAAACTGAAAGGAAGTACTGTAGTCACTAATGCCCAAGTGTAACAGGTTTGTAAACTGTTAAAACAACCCTAAGAATTTAGCCTTTTTCACTTTTTGAGGTGTCTTAGTAAAAATAGGTTCACCATTTACCAAGT
This genomic window contains:
- a CDS encoding bifunctional 4-hydroxy-2-oxoglutarate aldolase/2-dehydro-3-deoxy-phosphogluconate aldolase yields the protein MKKMRILQRIEKAGVIAVLRGETKEEVLKTSHAVIKGGIMSIEITFTVPEANEIIKELSDYYKEDTGILIGAGTVLDATTARLAIIAGAQYIVSPSFNHKTAEMCNLYQIPYLPGCMTITEMETALKSGVDIVKLFPGSVYSPSIVKAFKAPLPYLNIMPTGGVSIDSMAEWFKAGVVAVGVGGHLFESVKIGDFDKVTSLAAQYMNKYYEIKKSARHQKNSSKIKLI
- a CDS encoding PTS sugar transporter subunit IIA, which encodes MIGIIVATHGEMSNGIVSAADLIIGSTENIKTLNLFQEDNVQDLNGKFLKAIKAVDQNDGVIIFVDLAGASLYNQAVLAVNSLTAEQQKKVHVIAGVNLPMFIDAINQQMIGSSIQDAVASVINEAQRGIVTWSAEYSDQDDQDDEEEEF
- a CDS encoding PTS system mannose/fructose/N-acetylgalactosamine-transporter subunit IIB, with protein sequence MGVVNLARIDERLIHGQVMLTLSGRDGVNSLFVVDDIVAKDKFMKSLYKSAGGRTGKKTVVMTLEKCKYYWDEFEFKEYSCILIAKTVDVIYELVKHGVPMKEINIGGIAQKGEEDIFVTKSVYLNREDALKLKELDEKYHVEDIYFQATPSAPRTNLKEVLAKFNL
- a CDS encoding PTS system mannose/fructose/sorbose family transporter subunit IID; this encodes MTTDTQQATLTESTKEMELGELTNKDVSIAYLRWHFANEIPHSFERYLAPSLLYGMMPVLRKLYKDDDALRAAYKRQLLFFNTQLTWGGGILTGLMSSMEQERAKQEQNNEEIVMTDDLMYNTKAGLMGALSGIGDSIDSGTIQYIFIAIAIPWAQNGSAAGALFPFIAFATYQVLIGLFFARQGFVMGKSATGLMESAGVQNAIELLSILGLFMMGILAGNYVTVSSSLEFMISGRPFIIQETLDTILPGILPLATVMGIYWYYVKKGLKVTRALLWLTLILIVLAAVGIL
- a CDS encoding PTS mannose/fructose/sorbose/N-acetylgalactosamine transporter subunit IIC, with the translated sequence METLSIWQSLVIALWVAAIMSRSFLGGATLTLRFSPLMTGLIVGIVMGDVAGAMIITAAIQLIYMGVFSPGGTMPSEPSIAAAVAVSVALLGDLSPEAAIAVAVPVGLLGSYLYQFRFFINTFIGRYTDRAVEKLDHGAIARSIVFYPVIASFILFVPLVFGALYWGAPVIADVIATLEGTVFLHILEVVGGGLAAIGIATTIYVIGRRDYMVFFLLAYFISVVFKDIGITMVTYAIVGTLIAAIFVLSRNNTANASSANGTNNVDGPDDDDDDDF
- a CDS encoding iron-containing alcohol dehydrogenase family protein; the encoded protein is MLTDLNVKGGPQFYCYSEGSIDLIPELLQEYDASRILIVHGSISWEKAKPYLTKVMQLDKKMIYEQYNGECSYNECHRITEIIEKNKIDFVIGVGGGKLSDLVLYASHLTNTQFGLVPTMASNCAPWTPLSVMYHDNGLAEGKSEHVKRQAAFLITDPALVIDSPVNYFIAGIADTLAKWYESDLILEQEAFNDEPFPQMARFAARMCKEKVLAEAEKAIMDMEAKTISAEFIHISEIIFAIAGLVGGLGDKYARNTAAHAIHDAISAYLPEVHEYLHGEKVAYGIFYQLALEKKWSTINELIPFYESLQLPKSLTEMGVYPMSESTLKNIVQLIDSKQKVHLLPLQINEERLTTTLIDLENFINK
- a CDS encoding D-isomer specific 2-hydroxyacid dehydrogenase family protein gives rise to the protein MSGHNKIAIVNSSSFGKIFPDHLKRLQQIGEVQKFTFDSAIDGKTLAEELKGFNMIIASVTPFFTQTFFDHKDELKLITRHGIGFNNVDLVAAKQHNTIVSIVPALIERDAVAENNVTNLLNVMRKTSLAYQSVVQDKWEERAQFVGHALGGKTVGVIGIGNIGSRVAEILHYGFRCEVLAYDPNKEKVEIEAFGARKVALDELLERADVICICASLTDDNYHMLSTEEFTKMKDNVYLSNTARGALIEEDALIHALEIGKVAGFATDVLEVEPGRADHSYLDFDSVIITPHTSAYTMECLEEMGNKCAADCERITQGLLPNRAVQSSSSYLN